A genome region from Natronosalvus rutilus includes the following:
- a CDS encoding Mrp/NBP35 family ATP-binding protein, translating into MDEAAVRDRLRTVEDPELGDDIVTLGLVNDVTVSEDGEVAVDLALGAPYSPTETAIAGAVRDALAEEGIDPELSASIPDRDDSSGDEVLPNVKNVIAVASGKGGVGKSTVAVNLAAGLARRGARVGLFDADVYGPNVPRMVDADEPPMATEEETLVPPEKYGVKLMSMAFLVGEDDPVIWRGPMVHKVITQLTEDVEWGHLDYLVIDLPPGTGDTQLTMLQTIPVTGSVIVTTPQDVALDDARKGLQMFARHDTVVLGIAENMATFVCPDCGGEHDIFGTGGGSAFAEAHDLPFLGSIPLDPRVREGGDEGQPTVLDEESGTGESFRELTAAVANNTGIVHRRAVSESVAERTPPVDAGTGEGEH; encoded by the coding sequence ATGGACGAAGCCGCCGTCCGAGACCGCCTGCGAACGGTCGAGGACCCGGAACTGGGGGACGACATCGTTACGCTCGGCCTCGTGAACGACGTGACCGTGAGCGAGGACGGCGAGGTCGCCGTCGACCTCGCCCTCGGGGCGCCGTACTCGCCGACCGAAACCGCCATCGCCGGGGCCGTCCGAGACGCCCTCGCCGAAGAAGGGATCGATCCGGAGCTCTCCGCGAGTATCCCCGACCGCGACGACTCGAGTGGCGACGAGGTGCTCCCGAACGTCAAGAACGTGATCGCCGTCGCCTCCGGGAAGGGCGGCGTCGGGAAGTCGACCGTCGCGGTCAACCTCGCGGCGGGGCTCGCCCGTCGGGGTGCCCGCGTCGGCCTGTTCGACGCCGACGTCTACGGGCCGAACGTCCCCCGGATGGTCGACGCCGACGAGCCGCCGATGGCGACCGAGGAGGAGACGCTCGTCCCGCCCGAGAAGTACGGCGTGAAGCTGATGAGCATGGCCTTCCTCGTCGGCGAGGACGACCCCGTCATCTGGCGGGGCCCGATGGTCCACAAGGTGATCACCCAGCTCACTGAGGACGTCGAGTGGGGTCACCTCGACTACCTCGTGATCGACCTCCCGCCGGGGACGGGCGACACCCAGCTGACGATGCTCCAGACCATCCCGGTGACGGGTTCGGTGATCGTCACGACCCCCCAGGACGTCGCCCTCGACGACGCCCGGAAGGGACTCCAGATGTTCGCCCGCCACGACACCGTCGTCCTGGGAATCGCGGAGAACATGGCCACGTTCGTCTGCCCCGACTGCGGCGGCGAACACGACATCTTCGGGACTGGCGGCGGGTCGGCGTTCGCCGAGGCGCACGATCTGCCGTTCCTTGGCTCGATCCCGCTCGATCCCCGCGTTCGAGAGGGCGGCGACGAAGGACAGCCGACCGTCCTCGACGAGGAGAGCGGGACCGGCGAGTCCTTCCGCGAGTTGACCGCCGCCGTCGCGAACAACACCGGCATCGTCCACCGGCGGGCCGTCTCCGAATCGGTCGCCGAGCGAACCCCGCCGGTCGACGCGGGCACGGGCGAGGGCGAGCACTGA